In Paenibacillus stellifer, the DNA window GGTGCCATTGATGGAGTACACATTGTTCTCGAACACCACATTCTGTGAGGCATCAATGATGGATTTCCCGCCTTCCAGCTGGGTGCGGATCGGCTTCGTGAAGATATTGTTCTTGAATACCAAATCGGTTGAAATGTTGATGGGTGCCCCTACAGGATCATATGTGCCCTGCACCGGATACACATCATATTTGCCGCTTCCGCCTACAGCATCGTACGTATCTGCAAACGTATTATTGTAGAACAGCAGATTTGTGCTTCTGCCCCACAGATTAATGCTGCGTGACGCTCCATAGATCACATTGTTGAAGATCTTGCCGTAGCTGCCCGCTTGCTCCCTGACCTCCTGGAAATACAATCCCCAGCCGCCATTCGAGAAGATGACATTGTTGGAGAACTCGAAATTGCCGAATCCGATATTCACCAGGTCTCTTGTCGCAATTGCGGTATCGACGTTCTGGAACAGGTTGCCTTTAACCGTAATATTCGAACTGGCCTGTCTGCCTGCCGTATGATTATCAATGCGTATAGCCGTGCCGCGTGATCCGTTCTGCGACGCATTCGGCGCAAAGGTCAGCCCTTCAATCCGGATGTTCCGGCTATGGCCTAGATAGATGATGTAGTCCGGGTTATCCGACGTTAAGACTGCCTTTTCATTCTGATAGCTTTTGAAGGTGATCGGCTTGTCCTCCGTACCCGAGTAGGTCTGCAGCACAATAACGCCGTTATACGTGCCTTCCCTGAAGTAGACCGTATCCCCTGCCTTTAGTTTGGATATCAGGCTGCTCGACACCGTTCTCTTGGGGCTGTCAATCGTTCCTAAGTTAGCATCGCTGCCAGTTGGAGAAATGTAATATTCATTCATAATAAAAGCTTCGGTGGTGAAGCTCCAGGAGACGTCGGCCGGAAGATAATTGCCGTTCGAGCTCATCAGATTCTTGCTGATCGTAACGGTATAAGTGGCATCATAATTCAAACGGTTCTCCGGTGTAAAAGTAATCGTAGTTCCCGCTTCGTGATCCGCCGCACTGAAGCTGCCCGGTACTTGTACCGTGCTGCCGTCAACGACTGTTGTAACCGAAATATTATTCGTGAAATTACCATTATTCGCATTAGCAGGTTCCGATAGCGTGAACTCTATCGCCGAATTCACAGGCACATCTTTGCCCTGCGGAGTCTGATTGACAATATAGAAAGCGGTGGAATCTCCTAAATATTCATAGGCTCCGATATCCGCTATACCGAGGCGGCCTCTGCCGTCCCGATCAAATGCCGGGGCATTCACATCCGTGCCCGCATTGATCGCCGCGCTGCCCAATTGCAGATGATAATCTGAAGCACTCACGAACAAAGGATCGGCATATATACTGTGGGTCTCATTCCCTGGCTTGCCTGCCAGCGAACTGGTGCTGTCGTATAAGTTATAATCAACCGTATTATTCGATTCGGCATCCAGGAAATACACGGCTGAACCGACTGTTGAAATAGCCGCAGGTCCCTGTGCCCGGAAAATATTGTTGGCAATGGTATTGCCCGTATTGGTTTCCGCAAGCGCAATATTGGCTCCATCGCTGCCATGGGATACAAATACATTGTTCATGATAAGGGTATCAGTAAAGCTGCCGCCCTCGTTCCGAATACCAGTCTGGTTGTCAAAGATGTTGTTGTAAATTTGATTATCCGTGGAGTCCTTCAACCAGATCCCGCTTCCGTCAGGCTGACTAAAAGTATTGCTATAGAATTTCGATCCCCGGGTATTTCCGGCAATTTCAATTCCATAGGTCGCGCCAGTAACCGTCGAACCGGAAATTTCGCTATGGATTGCACCGTCAGCGACAATTGCGGATATCCCGCTGCTTGCGAGCGACAGTCCTTCAATGCTCACATTCGCAGCATGGATCAATGATATCGCCGGGCTTGAGCCGCCATCGATGCTGGCTGTGCCTTCGCCCAACTTGCGAATCGTAATGGATTTCGTATCCAGCGCACCAGTTCCCGTAATGGTTAGAGTCCCGGCATAGCTGCCCGGTTTAACCAGCAGCGTAACTCCCGGTTCAAGCGTCAAATTCGCATCATTCAGGTTGTTAAACGCAGTCGATTCGCTTAAACCGTCTCCACCGCCTGATGCATTGGCGTCCAGGTAATACACCTTGCCGTACGTATACGCTCCAATGTCCGCAGGGCCGTATCTCTCATTCCCGTCACGGTCAGCCTGCGGCATCCCGGTGTAAGTGCCCGAATCAATGCTGGGGCTGCCTTCTTTCAGATGATAATCGGAGTCTGATACGAAGGTGTCTGCTGCTGTTCCCACAACATCCGTGGAGGAGGTTCTCAGGCTGTCACTCGTAACACTGTTATACCCGACTGTATTTCCGCTGCCCTGGGCCATCGACGGATTCCCGAGAAAAATATTGTTGGTGATGATGCTGTTCTCATAGGTTCCACCGTAGAAATGCTCGCCTGCGCCGGCAAACACATTATTGCTGATTACATTGTTTGTAGAAGTGCTGGATTCAAAATGAAAGGTCCACCATTCAGTGAAGATATTGTTGGTGATGGTCGTATTGTTAATTCCATAGCCATAAAAGGCATTGTCCGAGCCTTCAACATAGTTGCCGTCAATCACCAGATTTTCATTGTTCGTATTCAGGTAAAATACAGCATAAGCGGGGCCGCTGGCGGCAAAATAACTGTTCTGGACTTTAACATTCTTCACTCCGCTTATTCCGGCGGTATAGCTGTCACCCGACTCCGGTGAACCGCCAAATGCAAAGCTGATATTGCTGATGTTGACATATTGGCTGTTCGTAATGCTGAGGGTAAAGTTCTTCCAGAACGGAGCGTTGACATAAGCGCTGCCTGTTATATTCGTACCGGCCTCTCCGCGGATCGTAATCGGAGCGTTCGCGGTTCCGGCCAAGCCATCCACCAGCAGCGCTTCCGTATACTCGCCCGCCTTAATGACTAACGTATCGCCGGGCAGCAATTGGGACACGCCTTTTGCCAACGTCTTGAATGGTGCAGCAGCGCTGCCGGCGTTCGTATCCGCCCCCTCATTGGAGACGTAATACGTCTCCCCGCCTCCTGCTGCAAGCACATTCCCCTGCGGCGTGAATGTAAATATGGACATGACAGCCATTAGAATCGCAATAAATCCGCTGAACGTTTTCCTCATTCCAGAACCTCCCCATGATCATTTACGGTTCACTCGGCAGCCTCACAGCTCTCCACATATTCCGAAGAGACAGCCTCCACCAATTGGCAAGATTACATTTGACTTGAAGCGAACTATTACAAATTCAGTAGTGCAGACTTTTTTGATCCCCTCCGATCATTTCCGATTTTCAGTATACTGAAAATAAATTCCACTTATTAAATCTGAGGATACTATATCACCCAAAGCTAATGAACGTCAACGAATTTTTGTCAGAAAAGCTGTCATAAGACCTCGGAAAATGCTTAATTTTGTCGTAAAAAAGAGAAACTTATCCTAAACCCATCCCATTTCCGAATAAAAAGCAGCTTTCTATGTCACATCACTTAACATCTAACTCTCCCCGAAAGAAGTCTTCCTCCTAATCGAAAAGAGATTGATGTCCTATTTTCAGCACATTCCGGTACTCTCAGTCTTCGTAACTTTGTTCATCCGATGGACCCAAATCTGGTGTATCCACAAAGACTGCAACCTCACGGGCGGTTCCGTGCAGCTCGAATACGATCAGCTCATTGCAGCCTTGGCGCAAGAGGGGCGCAGGCACGTACAATGTGCGTTGAGGACCTATGTTCCAGTACCGCCCCAGATTGAAACCGTTCACAAATACGACTCCCTTGGTCCAGCCGTCCAGCCGAAGGAAGGTATCCTTCGCCTCATCAACCTCGAAGTATCCCCGGTAGAAGGACGGGCTGTTCAATACTGATTCATCGCCAGATACATCGCCAGATTCATCGACAAACACATCGCCAAATTGCAGTGCGGACAAATCCTCAAGCGGGAAACAGTGGATCGTCCAGCCGAACAGAAACTGAAATCCATGCCGGACCCCCTCCGTAATTCCCTTCGGGTCTCTCAAATACGGACCATAGTTGATCCGCCCCATATTTTCAACTAGAATGGTCAGCTCCGCACCTTCCTCCGGCACTGCGAACGCTACCGACAGCTCCGGCTTCCCGCGTTCCAGCACGCCCTGAAGCTTCCCGTCCAGAAAGACCAGCGCACGATCCCGAACCTCCTGGATGACAAGGTGCTGCTTCTCTCTGGGGCCGGAAATCCATGTGCTGTATGCAATAAACCCGTAATCCTGGCCCAGTATCTCCATCGGCTCGGGATTCGTTCTGCGGACAGGAGCAGAGAGCCGGTCCGCCTGGGTGAACAGCGGCGCCCGCCCGGTCATCGCAACCTCGCCATACGCTTTCGTGCCAATCGGTTCAGGCAGCTTCAGCTCGCCGATATCCTTGTATTTGGCGATGATGTCACGCACCGCGAAGAATTTATCCGTCGGCTCGCCACTTTCACTCAAGAGCGAATCATAGTCATAGCTCGTAACCGTAGGCTCATACTGATCCTTCAGCTGGCAGTTCGCCCCGTTCCAGAACCCGAAATTCGTTCCGCCGTGGAACATGTAGAAATTAACCGATGCCTTCTCCTCCAGCATCTCTTCGAATACTTTGGCTACATCGGCGGCGTCCCGCGTATGATGAGACTCTCCCCAATGGTCGAACCACCCGTTCCAATACTCCATGCACATCAGAGGCTGATCAGGCTGATATTGGCGCAGCTTGGCAAAGGCTTCTTTCGTACCGGACCCAAAATTCACAGTAGCCCAGGCCCCCGGCACTGAACCACCCTGCAGCATATGGTCTGTTGGCCCGTCCGAGGTGAACAGCAGGACATCCATTCCGCGCTTGATCATTCCCTGGCGGATATGCTCCAAATACCGGAGGTCATTGCCGTAGCTGCCGTATTCGTTCTCGATCTGCAGCGCAATGATCGGTCCGCCATTGGTGCACAGCAGCGGCTTTAACCGGGGCAGCAGCTCATCATAGTAACTGTCCACCCGGCTCAGAAATTTCTCATCCTGGCAGCGCAGCCGGATTTCTGAATCCGCCAGCAGCCATGAAGGCAGCCCGCCGAACTCCCACTCCGCACAGATGTAAGGGCTTGGGCGGACGATAACGAACAAGCCCAGCTCCCCCGCCAACCGGATGAAGCGCTCCACATCAGCCATGCCCTCAAAGCGAAACTGCCCGGGCTTCGGCTCATGGAAATTCCACGGCACGTAAGTCTCCACGGCATTGAACCCGCAAGCCTTCAATTTGAGCAGCCGGTCACCCCAATACTCGGGCACCACCCTGAAATAATGCAGCGCTCCCGACAGGAGCTGAACCGGCTCTCCGTCCTGGATCAGCTGAGATCCTTTCCATTCAACAACCGCCATTCTTCAGTCACTCCTCACTTTGTTTCAAACCCCAAGCCCCAATCCTCAAACCTCAATAATCATGCCGTCGAACGCCGTGATGAAGCCCAATTTTTCCGCGTGCGGGACAAGTTCATCATGGATGGTGTAGCCGTTATGGGAGAAATGATTGATGACGAACATGGTATTTTGATCCGCAGAGCCTTGTTCCAGCATCTCCTTCCGGATCTCGGCATTATTCGGAAGCCCCAGATGGCCGTGCTCCCACGGTCTTAAGCAGAACGTGCAGTCCAGGCTCACCAAATGGAAAAAGGTCCGGGCAATATACTCAGCGGTCGGCTGCGGAAACACCCCTGTATCATGACCGTAGAGCAGCCTTTTGCCGTCCTTCTCGATGCAGTAGATGTAACATTCTTCATTGGGCATATGGTAGGCGGGCAGCGGAGTTACCGTATACGGACCAATCGCAAAAGGTACAAAAGGCTCCACATATACCGGATTTATATAATCCTCAATGTCCTCAATCCCGCTACTGTCCATCGCCTGCCGCAGCATGTCCACAATCACCCTGTTGCCATACACGCTAATGCTCTTGGCTTCGCCCAGATGGGCATAAGGCTCGGCTTTCAGAATCATATCTGCCGGATAGAAATGGTCTTCATGGGAATGGGTGATCAGGATATGCCCGATGGCCGATAAATCCACATTGTATTTCAGCGCATGATAATAAGTATCCGGCGGCATGTCGACAAGCAGACAGTCATCAATAATGCTCTGGGACCTGGTGCGGATATTTTTCCCGCCTGCCCTTCTGGCCGCCTCGCAAGGCTCGCATTTGCAAAAAAGAGCGGGCCATCCGTCCGCCGCCGCCGTGCCTAAATACTGAAGCTTCATATGAACTCTCCTTCGCCCTAGCATTCTTGTTCTAGATCTTTCTCGTAAAAGCCCGCCAGCGGCCGCTCGCGATTACGCAGATCACGGCCCCTCCCAATGCCAGCACACACCATGACAACCGGGTGAAGCCCCAGCCCAACTGTTCGGCAACAGCTCCGATTCCATAGCTGGAAAGGGCGCTGCCCACATAAGTTGCCGAATTTAGCAGCCCGGAGACGGTCGATACTCTTCCGCTCTCCCTGAAGTAGACCGGTACGAAGCTTACCAGCATCGCATTCACTCCCAGCATTGCCGAGGTGACGATCCCCAGCATCAGGAGCGCGAGCGGCAGGCTATTTTTTCCATACCCTATAAGAACCAGCAAAGCCAGCACGGTCAGGGCAAACAGGGCCGCTGCCGTAACCAGCTCATTCTGGAATATTTTCCGATTGATCAAGCCCGCCAAATAGACGCCCGCCAGATTAATAACCGGCAGAACCATCGTTAATCGGATCGCAAGCGAAGAGCCGGTATGATATCCTTCCGCTAGGTAGGTGGGCATCCAGGTCATAATTCCGTCTTTCAAAATGCCGTGAAGCATGGCTCCCATGCCAATGAACAGCAGTCCGGAGACTGCAAACAACGTATACAGGGGCGTATGATGAAGAGGAAAGGTTGTGCCGGTGGCGGCTAGAGCCGGGGATTGTTCTGTGAATCCGCCGTTGTCCGCCTTGTGTTCCAGCTTCGAGATGACGATATACCAGACTACGGCAACGGGAAACATAAGGAAGGCCGCCATATCAAACACCATCCGCCAGCCCGAATAATCAATGAGCAAGGAGCACATCAGGTAGGTGATTAGCGTACCGGCCGGGACGGTGGTCGTAAGGACCGCCAGCGCTCTGAAGCTCTCTTTCTTCGGCAGCCTGTCGGCAATGAGCTTCGCCATCGGCGACCAGGTCAAGGACTGCGCCAGCCCGTTAAGAGACCATAGAATGACCATCATTTCATAGGTTGAGCTGATCCCCATCGCCAGATTCAATGCCGAAGAACAAGTGAGTCCAAGGAACACCAGAAGCTTGGGGGATACCCGGTCACCCAGAATGCCGCTTATGAACTGGCCGATGCCATAGGCGAAGAAAAAGGCTGCCGCCACGAGTCCAAGCTGGGACTTGCTGAAATGATCGGAGGTCATCATCTCGCCCATGCTTGCGTTGAAATTGAGCCGGCCGATGTACGTCGAGGTGTATGTGATCCAGCAGATGAAAAATACAGTCCTGATGCTCCCGGCATCAGCAAGTTTGTTCCTTTCATAGGCCGCTCTCACCGGTTTCTCCGTCTCGCTTCAGCCAGACCGCCGCCCGCCGAGTAAGGTTGTGTGCTCTTTCCACCGTCGTTACCTGTTCTTGAAGACATTTGCCGTGACCCCTCTGACTCCGGGTGTATATTTGAAGATGCCGCCCGCAAGCGGCTCACCTTGCAATTGCTCATCGCTGAGGCCATCTCTCGCCGACGTGATATACAGTTCATCCAGGTTTTCCCCGCCGAAGCAGCAGGAGGTTACCTGGGATACGGGCAGCTGCACGCTCTCCAGACACTTCCCGGTAACCGGATTCCAGCGGCTCACGCAGCTTCCTCCCCAATGAGCCACCCACAGCATGCCTTCGATGTCGATAGTCATTCCATCGGGGAATCCTTGATCGGGCGGAAGGTGAAAGGCTGTCCGCCGGTTCTTGATGTTGCCTGTCAGAACATCATAGTCAAACTGATCGACCCGGCCGGTAGGCGTGTCGATATAATACATAGCAGTCGCTTCAGCATTCCAGGCTAGACCATTGGAGCAGCCAACTCCGGCAAGCATTTTAGTAACGGTGCCGTCACCATCCAGCCTGTACAGCGCCCCGGCCGGGCTACCGCCTTCAAGCGGCATGGTCCCCGCCCAGAAGCGGCCGGCCGGATCGCATTTTCCGTCATTAAACCGATTGTCCGGCTGATCTTCTTCCGGATCGGCAATTCGCTCCAAACTTCTGGAGGCTAAATCCAGATAGGCGAATCCGGTCTGCAGCGCGCAGACCATGCGCCCGTCCGCCGCAGGCACAACGGCGCCGATCCGCTCGCCAACGGGTATGACTTCCTTCTTTTCCGTTCCCGGCGTATACAGATGGATGCACATTTCCTCGATATCCACCCATACGATTGTCTTGCTCTCCGGCAGCCACAGCGGCCCCTCGCCCAGCAGCGCCAGCTCCTCTACGAGCAATTCCGGCTGATTTGCCAAGTTCGTCCCTCCAAATCTGCATTAGCGCTTATTTGACTTTGCCTCTTGCAGCAATCGTCCACGTATCCTTAACCTGACCATCCTGGACAATGTTCAGTTCATCCAGCATATTAACGACGGCGCAGCAATGGACAGGAATAATCTCCAGCTTGTCCCCGACCTTCAGCCCTTGTTCCGAAGGCGGCAGTGTCAGCACGCCATGCTCTTCATTGAACCAGGACACGGTAATATCCGGGTGTCCGACAACGAAGCCGCGCCCGGTTCCGATGACAGAATCTTCCCCGTCCATGGTGAACACCTTCGTCCCGCCGTCAATGACGGCACGGTCGGGGGCGGGACGGCTGATAACCGTAGCCAGCACCGTCAATGCGCATTGCCCGATATCAAGTGCTCCGGCTTTGACCTGCGTCAAATCCCCGAATACATAAGTGCCGGGGCGAATCTCCGTGACGCCTTCCATCATGGAGGCGAAGCGGCTCACAGGCGTCGAGCCTCCGCTGACCGTCTCAACGGGGAAGCCGCAGCCCCGCAGAACATCCGCCGCACTTTCAGCGGCCTTCGCCTCTCGGACCGCAACCTCCTGGCGCTGCTCGTCAGTCTCCGCATCATAGGAATGCCCGGCGAATTCCAGCACGCCGGTCACCCGGATTCCCTGCAGCGGAGCAAGCGATTCGGCCAGCCGCAGCAGATTCTCCCCGGGCTGCACACCCACCCGGCCATAACCGGGATCGATCTCGATCCACATGTTAATGACGATCCCCGCATTGAGCGCCGCTGCGGATATACCCGCAGCCACCTCATAGCTGTCGCAGGCAACGGTAAGCTCCACGCGCTTAGCCAGCCGGATCAGACGCTCCAGCTTCGCTTCACCGACGATGGGATAGGCGATCACTATATTGCGAATGCCCGCGTCCGCCATAACCTCGGCTTCTCCAAGCTTGGCAACGGTAATGCCTACAGCTCCGGCCTCAACTTGCAGATGGGCAATTTGCGGTGTTTTATGGGTTTTGACATGCGGCCGCAGAGCAACTCCGGCATCATCCGCAATTTGCTGGTAACGGTAAATGTTATTCAGCAGCTTACTGTAATCGACGAGAATACAGGGAGTATCCAATTCGTATTGATTCATGGCAGTCTCTCCTTGTCCTTAAAATGCCAGCTGTCCGCCGTCTACGACGATACATTCGCCGTTGATAAAGGCCGCATCCTCCGAAGCGAGAAAGGCGAACACGCCGGAAATGTCCTTCGGTTCCCCGACACGGCCCAGCGGGATATGGTTCTGAATATACCGGCTGACAAACTCGGGATCATCGATTGCCTCCGACATCGGGGTCTGAATATAGCCCGGACAGACCGCGTTCACGCGAATCCCCGAAGCGCCCAGTTCCACCGCCATGGTCTTCGTCAGCAGAATGACCCCGCCTTTGGAAGCATTATAATGCGCGTATTTCGCTTCCCCCGCGAGTCCATTGGTGGAGGACATGTTGATAATCGCTCCCTTGCCCTGTTCCTTCATCTGGCGGGCAACCCGCTGCGCCACATAGAACATGCCGTTCAAATTCACATCAATCATTCTTCGCCAGTTGTCATCCTTGATGTCGAGGAAGGACTCCTCCCAGGCCACACCGGCATTATTCGCCAGAATATCGATGCTTCTTCCGTCCTGGACAATGCGCTCAACCATCCGGTCCACCTGTTCGGGACGGGACACATCCAGCGCCTGATAAGAAACAGAGTATCCCAAGTCCTTGAAGCGTTCCGCCGCTTGCAGCAGCAGCGCTTCCTGAATATCCGCAAGGATGACATGCGCACCTTCCGCTGCGAAGCGCTCCGCAATTGCAAGGCCAATTCCCTGGCCCGCACCTGTTACCAGTGCTGTTGAATTCTCAAAACGCCGCATTAGGCAGTCTCTCCCTTCCATTACTCCGGCTTGTATGCGATGGCGTCGATCTCCACCTTGATTCCGTCCAGGCCGGCCTCCACGCAGGTTCTCGCCGGAAACGGGCTCTCGAAGTAAGATTGATAGACCGCGTTAAAACGGTCGAAGTCGGCAAGGCTGGCGAGGAAAACATTGATCTTCACAATATCGTCCATCGTACATCCGCCTGCCTCCACGATCGCCTTGATGTTGTTCATGGTCAGTCTGGTCTCCGCTTCAATATCACCGCTCACGATGCTTCCATCCCCATCAAGGGGGCCTTGTCCGGAAATAAACAGCATATTTCCGGCGGCAATCCCTTGGGAATAAGGTCCGCTTCCGACGGAGGCATTACGGGTGCGAATGGCTTGTCTCATCGTCATCTCTCCTAACTTGTAGTTGCAATTACAATTCGGCGGCTGATGATCCGCACCAGCGAAGCATCGCGCCTGCATAGATTTCGATCAGGACGGACAGGCTGTCCAGATCGACATATTCACCCGGCGCATGGGCGTTGCCGCCCGCCGGTCCCAGAATCAGCGCTGGTGAATCGCTGTATTCATTGAAGACAAACGCATCGCAGGCGAACGGCGAGCCGGTCACCTCGGCCGCTTGTCCCGTAGCCGATTCAATCTCCCCAGCGAGCAGCGGAATCAGCGGAATATCCGCCGCCACCTGACTGCCCGGCAGGAAGCGGATCATCCGCTTGAACTCCGGCAGGGCGAGACCATCACCGGGCCGCACTCCGCAGAAATCCCGGTAGCCGGTCAGCAGCTCCTCGCGGAGCTGATCTTCGTCCACACCCGGGTAACATTCCACCCAGATGTCCACATGACACTCAACGGGTCCGACGTCGCAGAGCGGCGACTTCAGATCCCCGGCCTCCAGCCGCGTAACGATAATCGGAAGCTGCTCCTTCCGTCCGGAATACCACGGAGCAGGTCCTTCCGCTTCGGCGCGCAGCACCTCATATTGCTCCAGAAACAGAATGAATCTCGCCGCATCGACCGCCGGGTTGCGAATTTCCTCGCCGTTGAAGGACAGTCCTGTCGTCCCTCTGAAAGTCACCCGCCACAAGGCTCCTCCCCGGGTCGCCGGGTACAAGGCCAGATTGGTTGGCTCGGGGATGATAACCGCATCGGCGATGATCCCGCGCGCCCGGCCTGCCACTGTTCCGTTGGCGCCGCCGAATTCTTCATCCACAACCGATTCGATCACCACATCCCCCTTCAGCCGCAGCCCGAGATCCATCAAGCATTTCACCGCCAGAATCGATGCCACAAGCCCGCCTTTCATATCGTAGGCGCCCAGCCCATACAGCTTGCTGCCCGAGATGACCGGCTCGAACGGAGAACCCTGCCATCCCGGGGCAACCGCCGCCGTGTCGATATGGCCGGAGAACAGCAGCGATTTGCCTTCGCCTGTTCCTGTCCACACCGCACTGACATTTGGCCGGCCGCTGTAATCCTTCCCAGGGTAGTAGGCCGGATGCTCGTGGAACCCGGGAACCTGCTCGGGCTCGTACAGCTCGGCCTCAAGACCAAGATCTTCCAGCATCATGCATAACGCTTCCTGGCACTCCTTCTCCGAACCGCTGATTACCTTATTGACCGTATCATGCCGGATCAGCTCAGACAGCATCTCGATCATTCGCTCACGGTTCAGCTGCACCCATTCTCTGATCCGGAGCTTCTCATCCTGAAGCTTGTCCTCCATCGGTTCGCCTCCCCTCTGTGGCCTTCCATTCGTCTGCCTTCCATTCGTCTGCCTTCCGTTCGCCCACCTTCCGTTCGTCCGCCTTCCGTTCACCAATCTCGCGCTCCTCCGCCATGCGCTCGTCTACTGCGAAATCCGGCTCGGTGTCGGCATATGCTTGTACAGATAGCAATCCACCATGCCTTCCTGGCCCTGATAGGGAATCCGCTGCTCCTCCAGTTCTTCCAGCCGGTCCACGCTGCCCGCCAAGTAAGCGGAGATTCGCGCAGCCGCCGTATCCAGACTCGCCAGCAGCCCGCCATAACGCAGGTCGATAATATCCCAGCCGAACGGCTTGTTCACGACATGCCAGCGCTCCAGATGATAGGAGCGCAGCTGCTCCACCCGCACGCGGATTTCCGGAAGCAGCTCCCGCACAATATTCGAGAGCGCCTGCTTGTCTCCGCCGAGATAGGCATCCGTGATTACAAGGCCTGCGTCCGCTTTCAGGGCAAGAACACTGCAGAGCCGTTCAAGCACTTCAAACACGAAGCCGTAGGCGCCATTCCGCGTTGCGAAGAGAGCCATTTGCTCCTGGAGTGCTTCATAATGTCCGGCCACATCAAGCCCGCGTATATTCTCATCGAACAAGCCCATCATGACATTCTGCCAGAGCATATAGCGGGACGGGTTGTACGTCTCCAGATTGCCCGGCTGAATGCCTGGCGGCTCGTCCACATTCTTGATCGCCATGAAGTCATCCATTCGGGCTCCCGTACAATAATGGAAGCGACGGCTCAGCTTATCTTCGTCCAGCTCCGCCGCATAGCCATGCTCGGCGAACAGCTGGAGGCCGAGCAGTGCGGAGAACCAGTCGCATTCCGTGCCGTCGTCGCCCCACAGCGTTGCGATTACTTCCGTTACCCCTTCGCGCTTGCACACATTCA includes these proteins:
- a CDS encoding SMP-30/gluconolactonase/LRE family protein, which produces MANQPELLVEELALLGEGPLWLPESKTIVWVDIEEMCIHLYTPGTEKKEVIPVGERIGAVVPAADGRMVCALQTGFAYLDLASRSLERIADPEEDQPDNRFNDGKCDPAGRFWAGTMPLEGGSPAGALYRLDGDGTVTKMLAGVGCSNGLAWNAEATAMYYIDTPTGRVDQFDYDVLTGNIKNRRTAFHLPPDQGFPDGMTIDIEGMLWVAHWGGSCVSRWNPVTGKCLESVQLPVSQVTSCCFGGENLDELYITSARDGLSDEQLQGEPLAGGIFKYTPGVRGVTANVFKNR
- a CDS encoding MBL fold metallo-hydrolase, whose product is MKLQYLGTAAADGWPALFCKCEPCEAARRAGGKNIRTRSQSIIDDCLLVDMPPDTYYHALKYNVDLSAIGHILITHSHEDHFYPADMILKAEPYAHLGEAKSISVYGNRVIVDMLRQAMDSSGIEDIEDYINPVYVEPFVPFAIGPYTVTPLPAYHMPNEECYIYCIEKDGKRLLYGHDTGVFPQPTAEYIARTFFHLVSLDCTFCLRPWEHGHLGLPNNAEIRKEMLEQGSADQNTMFVINHFSHNGYTIHDELVPHAEKLGFITAFDGMIIEV
- a CDS encoding SDR family NAD(P)-dependent oxidoreductase → MRRFENSTALVTGAGQGIGLAIAERFAAEGAHVILADIQEALLLQAAERFKDLGYSVSYQALDVSRPEQVDRMVERIVQDGRSIDILANNAGVAWEESFLDIKDDNWRRMIDVNLNGMFYVAQRVARQMKEQGKGAIINMSSTNGLAGEAKYAHYNASKGGVILLTKTMAVELGASGIRVNAVCPGYIQTPMSEAIDDPEFVSRYIQNHIPLGRVGEPKDISGVFAFLASEDAAFINGECIVVDGGQLAF
- a CDS encoding MFS transporter, with product MRAAYERNKLADAGSIRTVFFICWITYTSTYIGRLNFNASMGEMMTSDHFSKSQLGLVAAAFFFAYGIGQFISGILGDRVSPKLLVFLGLTCSSALNLAMGISSTYEMMVILWSLNGLAQSLTWSPMAKLIADRLPKKESFRALAVLTTTVPAGTLITYLMCSLLIDYSGWRMVFDMAAFLMFPVAVVWYIVISKLEHKADNGGFTEQSPALAATGTTFPLHHTPLYTLFAVSGLLFIGMGAMLHGILKDGIMTWMPTYLAEGYHTGSSLAIRLTMVLPVINLAGVYLAGLINRKIFQNELVTAAALFALTVLALLVLIGYGKNSLPLALLMLGIVTSAMLGVNAMLVSFVPVYFRESGRVSTVSGLLNSATYVGSALSSYGIGAVAEQLGWGFTRLSWCVLALGGAVICVIASGRWRAFTRKI
- a CDS encoding alanine racemase, which translates into the protein MNQYELDTPCILVDYSKLLNNIYRYQQIADDAGVALRPHVKTHKTPQIAHLQVEAGAVGITVAKLGEAEVMADAGIRNIVIAYPIVGEAKLERLIRLAKRVELTVACDSYEVAAGISAAALNAGIVINMWIEIDPGYGRVGVQPGENLLRLAESLAPLQGIRVTGVLEFAGHSYDAETDEQRQEVAVREAKAAESAADVLRGCGFPVETVSGGSTPVSRFASMMEGVTEIRPGTYVFGDLTQVKAGALDIGQCALTVLATVISRPAPDRAVIDGGTKVFTMDGEDSVIGTGRGFVVGHPDITVSWFNEEHGVLTLPPSEQGLKVGDKLEIIPVHCCAVVNMLDELNIVQDGQVKDTWTIAARGKVK
- a CDS encoding glycoside hydrolase family 35 protein, translated to MAVVEWKGSQLIQDGEPVQLLSGALHYFRVVPEYWGDRLLKLKACGFNAVETYVPWNFHEPKPGQFRFEGMADVERFIRLAGELGLFVIVRPSPYICAEWEFGGLPSWLLADSEIRLRCQDEKFLSRVDSYYDELLPRLKPLLCTNGGPIIALQIENEYGSYGNDLRYLEHIRQGMIKRGMDVLLFTSDGPTDHMLQGGSVPGAWATVNFGSGTKEAFAKLRQYQPDQPLMCMEYWNGWFDHWGESHHTRDAADVAKVFEEMLEEKASVNFYMFHGGTNFGFWNGANCQLKDQYEPTVTSYDYDSLLSESGEPTDKFFAVRDIIAKYKDIGELKLPEPIGTKAYGEVAMTGRAPLFTQADRLSAPVRRTNPEPMEILGQDYGFIAYSTWISGPREKQHLVIQEVRDRALVFLDGKLQGVLERGKPELSVAFAVPEEGAELTILVENMGRINYGPYLRDPKGITEGVRHGFQFLFGWTIHCFPLEDLSALQFGDVFVDESGDVSGDESVLNSPSFYRGYFEVDEAKDTFLRLDGWTKGVVFVNGFNLGRYWNIGPQRTLYVPAPLLRQGCNELIVFELHGTAREVAVFVDTPDLGPSDEQSYED
- a CDS encoding RidA family protein; this translates as MRQAIRTRNASVGSGPYSQGIAAGNMLFISGQGPLDGDGSIVSGDIEAETRLTMNNIKAIVEAGGCTMDDIVKINVFLASLADFDRFNAVYQSYFESPFPARTCVEAGLDGIKVEIDAIAYKPE